The DNA region GACGCACTCGAAGCGGTCGAGACCGGCGAACAACTCGGCGTCGACCATCGGCTGGACGAAACCGTTGCGTTTGGGCCAGCCGAATCGTGCGTCCGGCGGAGCCATTTCGGCCAAGAGTCTGCGGTCGGCATCGAAGAACCGCAGGATCTGGTTGGGCACGGTGTGCGGCAGTACCCGGTCGACGAGGCCGATCGACTGGAACGTGCGCAGCGCCTCGTCATCCAGACCTACCCCGCGCGGGTAATCGATGAGAGTGTCGCGCTCGTCGACAACCAGGGTGCGGACCCCGTGCAGCCCAAGAATGTTCGCCAACGTCAGACCAGACGGTCCGGCACCGACGATGAGGACGTCGACGTCGGGGTGTTGTGTGGTGGGCTTCATGCGCGCCCCAACAGAAAGTCCAGGTGCAGCCGGTCGAAGGTCTTGGCGTCCTCGTACTGGGGCCAGTGACCGCAGCCCGGCATCACCTCGAACCGGGCACCAGGGATCATGGAGGCGATACGGCGTCCCTCATCGACGTCGGCGGTGGGATCGTCACTGGTCCAGACCACTAGAGTCGGCGCAGTAATCGAGCCGTACTCGTTAGGGCCGAGAAGGTTTCGCGCCCGGATCGCTGGATCCTGCAGGGCCATGATGTTGCGCATCGCTTCGGCGAACCCGGGCTGCCGGTACACCCGCTGCCGGCTGGCCACGACGTCGTCGTAATCCTTGGTCTTGTCGGCCATCAACCACTTGATGCGCGCCTGCACGGTCTCCCACGTCGGGTTCTCCGCGGCTGCCATCGACAGTGTGATGATGCGCTGCATCACGTCGGGGTCGGCTTGGGAACCACCGGCGGTGTTGAGCACCAAGCGATCGACTCGGCCGGGGTGGTCGATCGCCATCCGTGCAGCCACCCAACCGCCCAGCGATTCCCCGCTGATGTGCGCGTGGTCGGTGCCGATGGCGTCCAGAACAGCGACGAGATGGTCGATATAGTGCGGGATCTCGAGCGGATGGCCGGGCTTGTCGGTGTAGCCGTGGCCAAGCATGTCGATCGACCAGGTGGAGAAATGCTCGGCGTGGGCTTCCAGGTTGCGCACGTAGGCCTCGGCGTGCCCGCCGGAGCCGTGCAGGAAAACCAGCGCCGGTTTGGCGGTGTCGCCGGCGTGCAGATAGCGCGTGCGCACGCCACCGGCGTCGAGATAGCCCTGGGAGAACGCGACGCCCTGCAGGTCGCTCCAGACACTCTCGAACTCCGTCACCGCACTCCACCTTCCGACGAGAACCCTTGACGGCGAGAATTGAATTCTCGTACTTTGTAAGCGTTCTGCTCATTTATCGCACGTACATGTGCACTATAGTTAGAGCATCACTCTCGTGACAGGTTTCTGTCAAGGAAGGTCCGCATGACTCGACCGCCCGCCGAATCGGTTCCCGCCGGCACCGCAGTGCCCGGATCGCAGACGTTGGCTCGCGGACTGAGTGCGCTGCAATTGGTCGCGAGCTCCCCCACCGGGCTGACCGTCGCCCAGGTGGCCGACGACATCGGCGTCCATCGCACGATCGCGTACCGATTGCTCAGCACGCTGGCGCAGTTTCGCTTCGTCGCCAAGGGCGAGGACGGCCGTTACCGGTCGGCGGCGGCGCTGGCGGTGCTGGGTGCGTCCTTCGACAACAACATCCGGCAACTCTGCGTGCCCACGTTGCGCGGCCTGGCCGACGAGTTGGGCACGACAGTGTCGCTGCTGGTGGCCGAAGGTGACCAGCAGGTCGCCGTCGCGGTCATGGTGCCGTCCAACGTCTACTACCAACTCTCGTTCCACGAGGGCAGCCGCTACCCGCTGGACCGCGGTGCAGCCGGGATCGCGCTGCTGGCGAGCATGCCGCCCCGCCCAGCGGAGCGAGACCTGGTCGGACAGGCCCGCCAGCAGGGATGGGTGATCACCCACGGCGAGATCGAACCCAATACCTATGGATTGGCCGTTCCGGTGCGCCGCCGGCCGCCGTCTCCGCCCACCTGCATCAACCTGATCTCACACCGCGAGGACGTCGTCGAACATGGCCGAGATGCGGTGATCCGGGCCGCCGCCGAGTTGTCGGCGGTGCTGTCTTGACCACCGCCCCGTCAGGAAGGAGACACCGGTGACCGACTGGGACCACGAGGTCGATGTCGTCGTGCTCGGCAGCGGGGCCGCGGGCTTGACCGCCGCGCTCACCGCCGTGGTGCACGGGGCGTCGGTAGAGGTTTACGAGAAGGCAGCCACGGTGGGCGGCACCAGCGCGGTATCGGGCGGTATCGTGTGGATCCCGGCGCACAACCGTTGCGCCGACGGCGAATTGAGCGTCGAAGACGCGATGGCCTATCTGCACGCGCAGTCGCTCGGTGTCATGGACGACCACCTGGTGGCGACGTTCGTGCGCACTGGCGCGCCGATGCTGGACTTTGTCGAAGCCCACAGCGAGCTTCAGTTCGAGGTTGCCGAGGGCTTTCCCGACTACAAGCCCGAACTGCCCGGTGGACGGCCAACCGGGGGACGGTCTCTGAACACCAAGCCGTTCGACCTGACGAAGCTCGGCGAGTGGCGGGACCGGATCACCTCGTTCCCCGCCGATTTCAGCAATGTCGGGATCGACGCCGAGACCCGCGCCCGGATCCACGCCTCCGTCGACGACGATTCCGGTGATTACTGCGTCGCCGGCACCTCGCTGATTGCGGGGCTGCTGCACGCTGTCCGTACTGCCGGGGTGACCCCGCACACCGAAGCCCGCGCAGTAGACCTCGTCGCCGATGCTCTCGGGATCACCGGGGTACGGATCGACAAGGACGGCAGGGAAATTCGTGTGCGGGCACGGCGCGCGGTGATCCTCGGCACCGGTGGCTTCGAGTGGGATGCACGGCTGGTCGAGGCATACCTGCGAGGCCCGATGCGCGGCGCGGTGTCACCGCCGAACAACACCGGCGATGGCCTGCGGATGGCGATGGCCCACGGTGCCGACCTGGCGAACATGGGCGAGGCCTGGTGGGTACCGATCGTGCAGA from Mycobacterium sp. SMC-4 includes:
- a CDS encoding FAD-dependent oxidoreductase, encoding MTDWDHEVDVVVLGSGAAGLTAALTAVVHGASVEVYEKAATVGGTSAVSGGIVWIPAHNRCADGELSVEDAMAYLHAQSLGVMDDHLVATFVRTGAPMLDFVEAHSELQFEVAEGFPDYKPELPGGRPTGGRSLNTKPFDLTKLGEWRDRITSFPADFSNVGIDAETRARIHASVDDDSGDYCVAGTSLIAGLLHAVRTAGVTPHTEARAVDLVADALGITGVRIDKDGREIRVRARRAVILGTGGFEWDARLVEAYLRGPMRGAVSPPNNTGDGLRMAMAHGADLANMGEAWWVPIVQIPGDTFAGHPRSRSVRLERTRPRSIIVNRAGRRFVNEAGEYNSMAGPFHYLDPRLGYANDPAWIVFDSLHLKHYGFLGVDPDGPVPEWFCQSSDLDELGEKTGIDSDGLARTLEAWNAHVAAEHDPDFGRGSSAYDGYWGDANAASTAGKTLGPIDTAPYYAVPVSVGAMGTKGGPRTDADGRVLHVSGTAITGLFAAGNAMAGATGKAYGGAGGTLGPAMVFGYRAGFTAATGRSVES
- a CDS encoding IclR family transcriptional regulator, producing MTRPPAESVPAGTAVPGSQTLARGLSALQLVASSPTGLTVAQVADDIGVHRTIAYRLLSTLAQFRFVAKGEDGRYRSAAALAVLGASFDNNIRQLCVPTLRGLADELGTTVSLLVAEGDQQVAVAVMVPSNVYYQLSFHEGSRYPLDRGAAGIALLASMPPRPAERDLVGQARQQGWVITHGEIEPNTYGLAVPVRRRPPSPPTCINLISHREDVVEHGRDAVIRAAAELSAVLS
- a CDS encoding alpha/beta fold hydrolase — encoded protein: MTEFESVWSDLQGVAFSQGYLDAGGVRTRYLHAGDTAKPALVFLHGSGGHAEAYVRNLEAHAEHFSTWSIDMLGHGYTDKPGHPLEIPHYIDHLVAVLDAIGTDHAHISGESLGGWVAARMAIDHPGRVDRLVLNTAGGSQADPDVMQRIITLSMAAAENPTWETVQARIKWLMADKTKDYDDVVASRQRVYRQPGFAEAMRNIMALQDPAIRARNLLGPNEYGSITAPTLVVWTSDDPTADVDEGRRIASMIPGARFEVMPGCGHWPQYEDAKTFDRLHLDFLLGRA